A stretch of Nonomuraea africana DNA encodes these proteins:
- a CDS encoding phosphotransferase family protein, translated as MVIIPSAHLLDLAAVLLPRADLSSARLTQGQFHDVVLVPGVAAVRVAKGDVAASELRRRTEVLARLAGMNLPFLVPEPLGPVSIVDGRAAVAVSWVDGAAHPQGSGDPEKLRTLLDALASVDLALLEDVLDEPHAYAGRGRWAELLMEEVLPRLPVQVRPEARRRVEAALALEEVRPGLVHGDLAGENVRWSAEGDLVGVLDWDLAQPFDPAVDAACLAWHGWDAVRSAVDGETYRRARVWAGTFAIEQIGAALVNGEPPDVVDRYVESTARHLERQAESATG; from the coding sequence GTGGTGATCATCCCTTCTGCGCACCTTCTGGACCTGGCCGCCGTCCTCCTGCCCCGCGCCGACCTCTCCAGCGCACGACTCACCCAAGGGCAGTTCCATGATGTGGTCCTCGTCCCCGGCGTCGCCGCCGTCCGGGTCGCGAAGGGAGACGTGGCGGCGAGCGAGTTGCGGCGCCGTACCGAGGTGCTGGCCCGTCTGGCGGGGATGAACCTCCCGTTCCTGGTGCCCGAGCCGCTCGGTCCCGTCTCCATCGTCGACGGCCGTGCGGCCGTCGCCGTGAGTTGGGTGGACGGCGCCGCGCATCCTCAGGGGAGCGGGGATCCCGAAAAGCTCCGGACGCTGCTGGACGCCCTCGCCTCCGTCGATCTCGCGCTCCTCGAGGACGTGCTGGACGAACCTCACGCCTACGCCGGCCGAGGGCGCTGGGCGGAGCTGCTCATGGAGGAGGTGCTGCCGAGGCTGCCCGTCCAGGTGCGGCCGGAGGCGCGGCGCAGGGTGGAGGCCGCCCTGGCGCTGGAGGAGGTCAGGCCGGGGCTGGTGCACGGGGACCTGGCCGGCGAGAACGTGCGCTGGAGTGCCGAGGGCGACCTCGTCGGGGTGCTCGACTGGGATCTCGCCCAGCCCTTCGACCCGGCGGTGGACGCCGCCTGCCTGGCCTGGCACGGCTGGGATGCCGTGAGGTCCGCGGTGGACGGCGAGACCTACCGGCGAGCGCGGGTGTGGGCCGGCACGTTCGCGATCGAGCAGATCGGCGCCGCGCTCGTGAACGGTGAGCCGCCGGACGTCGTGGACCGCTACGTCGAGTCGACCGCGCGCCACCTGGAACGCCAGGCCGAATCCGCGACGGGCTGA
- a CDS encoding NAD(P)H-binding protein, with amino-acid sequence MTFLVTGATGKAGRHVVDELLRDGQRVRALTRDPARANLPEGVEVVRGDLTDPATLGPAFEGVTGVHLLTVGGDDYATLRTGPELVELAEKAGVRRVTVLWNGKTGPVEEAFAASELEWTKLEPVDFMSNTLGWAAAVRTAGRVEEPFADVPSAIVHEADVGAVSARVLVEGGHGGRSYSLTGPETFTARQRLAALAQVLGRELEFVELTEEQARERWRTAGYAEELIDLLADWQGNPPPQAYTVVPTVERITGRPPRTFAQWATEHAAHFQPD; translated from the coding sequence ATGACATTTCTCGTAACAGGTGCGACAGGGAAGGCCGGCCGGCACGTGGTCGATGAGCTGCTGCGTGACGGACAGCGGGTCAGGGCGCTGACCCGTGACCCCGCCAGGGCGAACCTGCCCGAGGGGGTGGAGGTGGTGCGGGGAGATCTCACCGATCCCGCCACCCTCGGCCCCGCGTTCGAAGGCGTGACAGGGGTGCATCTGCTGACCGTGGGCGGAGACGACTACGCCACACTGCGAACCGGCCCTGAGCTGGTCGAGCTGGCGGAGAAGGCCGGGGTGCGGCGTGTCACGGTGCTGTGGAACGGCAAGACGGGCCCGGTCGAGGAGGCGTTCGCGGCGAGTGAGCTGGAGTGGACCAAGCTGGAGCCCGTCGACTTCATGAGCAACACGCTGGGCTGGGCGGCGGCCGTCCGGACGGCGGGCAGGGTGGAGGAGCCGTTCGCCGACGTGCCGAGCGCGATCGTGCACGAGGCGGACGTCGGCGCGGTCTCCGCGAGGGTGCTGGTCGAGGGCGGGCACGGCGGCCGGTCGTACTCGCTGACGGGTCCCGAGACGTTCACCGCGCGCCAGCGGCTCGCCGCCCTGGCGCAGGTGCTCGGCAGGGAGCTGGAGTTCGTCGAGCTGACCGAGGAGCAGGCCAGGGAGCGCTGGCGGACGGCGGGCTACGCCGAGGAGCTCATCGACCTGCTGGCGGACTGGCAGGGCAACCCGCCGCCGCAGGCGTACACGGTGGTGCCGACGGTCGAGCGGATCACCGGGCGGCCGCCTCGCACGTTCGCCCAGTGGGCCACCGAGCACGCGGCGCACTTCCAGCCGGACTAG
- a CDS encoding energy-coupling factor transporter transmembrane component T family protein encodes MIGNYAPGDSLLHRLPAWAKVLGLVASCTVLVLLGSLPALAGFIAFVATLYVVSGVGFAAAWAQIRPLRWFALVLFVMQFVLVGLDAAVVSTLRIVLAVALAGLVTLTTRFADMMAFFERCFGPLRRVGVDPFRVSLLLSLTVRSVPVISALATRVREAQRARGVSWSMRAFAIPLVVSALRHADALGEALSARGLDD; translated from the coding sequence GTGATCGGGAACTACGCTCCAGGCGACTCGCTCCTGCACCGCCTGCCCGCGTGGGCCAAGGTGCTGGGCCTGGTCGCGTCGTGCACGGTGCTCGTGCTGCTCGGCTCCCTCCCCGCGCTCGCCGGGTTCATCGCCTTCGTCGCGACCCTGTACGTCGTCTCCGGCGTGGGGTTCGCCGCCGCGTGGGCGCAGATCCGGCCGCTGCGCTGGTTCGCGCTGGTGCTCTTCGTGATGCAGTTCGTGCTGGTGGGCCTCGACGCGGCGGTCGTCTCCACGCTGCGTATCGTCCTCGCGGTCGCCTTGGCCGGGCTGGTCACCCTCACCACCCGCTTCGCGGACATGATGGCCTTCTTCGAGCGCTGCTTCGGCCCGCTGCGCCGGGTGGGCGTCGATCCCTTCCGGGTCTCGTTGCTCCTCTCCCTCACCGTGCGCAGCGTGCCGGTCATCTCGGCGCTCGCGACGCGTGTACGCGAGGCGCAACGGGCCCGCGGCGTCTCGTGGAGCATGCGCGCCTTCGCCATCCCGCTGGTGGTCAGCGCGCTCCGGCACGCGGACGCCCTCGGAGAGGCCCTGAGCGCCCGCGGCCTGGACGACTAG
- a CDS encoding energy-coupling factor ABC transporter ATP-binding protein, which yields MIEFTDVHVRLGRRDVLTGLTLSLTERRVGVVGANGSGKSTLARLINGLAMPTSGTVTVLGHDTRRHAARIRREVGFLFTDPDAQIVMPTVAEDVAFSLRRKGLSAAEVAARVEEVLTRHGLAGHADHPAHQLSGGQKQLLALCSVLVLEPRILVMDEPTTLLDLRHSRVVAELLGGLPQQVVVVTHDLGLLDSFDRVLVLDQGRVVADGLPSSSIDHYRKLMS from the coding sequence GTGATCGAGTTCACCGACGTCCACGTACGGCTCGGCCGGCGCGACGTGCTGACCGGCCTCACGCTCTCCCTCACCGAGCGTCGCGTCGGCGTGGTCGGCGCGAACGGCTCGGGCAAGAGCACGCTGGCCCGCCTGATCAACGGCCTGGCCATGCCCACCTCGGGCACCGTCACGGTCCTCGGCCACGACACCCGCCGCCACGCCGCGCGCATCAGGCGCGAGGTCGGCTTCCTGTTCACCGACCCAGACGCGCAGATCGTCATGCCCACCGTCGCCGAGGACGTCGCCTTCTCGCTGCGCCGCAAGGGCCTGTCCGCCGCCGAGGTGGCGGCCAGGGTCGAGGAGGTGCTGACCAGGCACGGGCTGGCCGGCCACGCCGACCACCCGGCCCACCAGCTGTCGGGCGGGCAGAAGCAGCTGCTCGCCCTCTGCTCCGTCCTGGTGCTCGAACCACGGATCCTGGTCATGGACGAGCCCACCACGCTGCTCGACCTGCGCCACTCCCGCGTGGTGGCCGAGCTGCTGGGCGGACTCCCCCAGCAGGTCGTCGTGGTCACCCACGACCTCGGGCTGCTCGACTCCTTCGACCGGGTGCTCGTACTCGACCAGGGCAGGGTCGTCGCCGACGGGCTGCCCTCGTCCTCGATCGACCACTATCGCAAGCTCATGTCGTGA
- a CDS encoding thiolase family protein, producing the protein MSEQPVVVAARRTPIGTAGHAFRSLTADRLAAPVIAAVAADVGHRPVDDVVLGNCMGPGGNLARVSALAAGLGHKVPGVTVDRQCGSGLAAILVAGQAIRAGDMELVIAGGAESASTAPLRTMRGAAEPYPRAPFAPDGHPDPDMGPAAEALAAARGVTRERQDAYAHRSHALALAADFGEEIVPVGGRSADERPRALRMATLARFPAAFVPGGTVTAGNSSPISDGAAAVALVPDRSRDGLPGLRLVAGAVVGCDPALPGWGPVPAVRRVLGRTGVTMEQVAAVEIVEAFAAQVLAATDALEADLDRVCADGGALALGHPWGATGAVVVTRLFSRLVRAGAPQGTLGLAAAAVGGGLGVAALFEVV; encoded by the coding sequence ATGAGCGAGCAGCCCGTCGTCGTGGCGGCGCGCCGTACCCCCATCGGCACCGCGGGCCACGCCTTCAGGTCGCTGACGGCCGACCGGCTCGCCGCCCCCGTCATCGCGGCGGTCGCGGCCGACGTCGGGCACCGTCCCGTCGACGACGTGGTGCTCGGCAACTGCATGGGCCCCGGCGGCAACCTGGCCCGCGTGTCCGCGCTGGCGGCCGGGCTCGGGCACAAGGTCCCCGGCGTGACCGTCGACCGCCAGTGCGGCAGCGGGCTGGCCGCGATCCTGGTGGCGGGGCAGGCGATCCGCGCGGGAGACATGGAGCTGGTGATCGCGGGCGGGGCGGAGAGCGCCTCCACCGCGCCGCTGCGGACCATGCGCGGCGCCGCCGAGCCGTACCCTAGGGCGCCTTTTGCCCCCGACGGCCACCCCGACCCTGACATGGGACCGGCGGCCGAGGCCCTGGCGGCGGCGCGCGGCGTGACCAGGGAGCGGCAGGACGCCTACGCCCACCGCAGCCACGCCCTGGCGCTGGCCGCCGACTTCGGCGAGGAGATCGTGCCCGTCGGCGGCAGGTCCGCCGACGAGCGACCGCGCGCGCTGCGCATGGCCACGCTCGCCAGGTTCCCCGCCGCTTTCGTGCCCGGCGGCACGGTCACGGCCGGCAACTCTTCTCCCATCAGCGACGGCGCGGCCGCCGTCGCCCTCGTCCCGGACCGGTCTCGCGACGGGCTGCCCGGGCTGCGGCTGGTGGCGGGCGCGGTCGTCGGCTGCGATCCCGCGCTGCCCGGCTGGGGTCCCGTGCCTGCCGTACGGCGGGTGCTGGGCCGTACCGGGGTGACGATGGAGCAGGTCGCGGCGGTCGAGATCGTGGAGGCGTTCGCCGCGCAGGTCCTCGCGGCGACCGACGCGCTGGAGGCCGACCTCGACCGCGTCTGCGCCGACGGTGGCGCGCTCGCCCTCGGCCACCCTTGGGGCGCGACCGGCGCGGTCGTCGTGACCAGGCTGTTCAGCAGGCTCGTGCGGGCGGGCGCGCCCCAGGGCACCCTGGGTCTCGCGGCGGCCGCGGTGGGCGGCGGCCTGGGCGTCGCCGCCCTGTTCGAGGTGGTGTGA
- a CDS encoding class I adenylate-forming enzyme family protein, whose protein sequence is MPVAAQVLRHATERPHQPALCGPEGSLTYAQLWERVSTRRLGDKGLIAITLTDPVEQLVTVLAADLAGATPLLCERDQFARVTAAVPVGLHVDAPLPTTPDPAPAPGEGPDDLAWACLTSGSTGRPRAVVRTRHSWTGSFPYLSELAAIGPDDVVLVPGPLVSSLYGFAAVHALAAGATVIVPGRWSPGSLTVQLRRATVAHLVPHRLPAVLAVAAEVGGPLRTAVVGGAALPARSRAMAAEAGVRVISYYGATEMSFVAVDTDGSGLRPFPRVEIEVRQGEVWTRSPWMAEGYLAGAAGPLTTDGEGWTSVGDLAEPYRPGEALRLRGRGDGAIQTGGATVVPEDVEAVLRDVRGVTDLVVVGSPHPQLGSVVTAVVEGSPSRAALETAARASLDPAQRPRRWYAMAALPRTPTGKPARALVAARLADADPAIRRLV, encoded by the coding sequence ATGCCGGTCGCCGCACAGGTCCTGCGCCACGCCACCGAACGTCCACACCAGCCGGCACTGTGCGGACCTGAGGGCTCGCTCACCTATGCCCAGCTGTGGGAGCGGGTCAGCACCCGGCGCCTCGGGGACAAGGGCCTGATCGCGATCACTCTCACCGACCCGGTGGAGCAGCTCGTGACCGTCCTGGCCGCCGACCTGGCGGGGGCCACGCCGCTGCTGTGCGAGCGGGACCAGTTCGCCAGGGTGACGGCCGCGGTCCCCGTGGGCCTGCACGTCGACGCCCCTCTGCCGACCACCCCCGACCCGGCCCCCGCGCCGGGCGAGGGGCCGGACGACCTGGCGTGGGCGTGCCTCACCTCGGGCAGCACCGGCAGGCCGCGCGCGGTCGTGCGCACCCGCCACTCGTGGACGGGCTCCTTCCCCTATCTGAGCGAGCTGGCGGCCATCGGCCCCGACGACGTCGTGCTGGTGCCGGGCCCGCTGGTCTCCTCCCTGTACGGCTTCGCCGCCGTGCACGCGCTGGCGGCGGGCGCCACGGTCATCGTGCCCGGACGCTGGTCGCCGGGATCGCTGACGGTCCAGCTCAGGCGGGCGACCGTGGCGCACCTGGTGCCGCACCGACTGCCCGCCGTCCTCGCGGTGGCGGCGGAGGTCGGCGGGCCGCTGCGCACGGCAGTCGTCGGCGGCGCGGCGCTGCCCGCGCGCTCCCGCGCCATGGCGGCCGAGGCGGGAGTGCGCGTGATCTCCTACTACGGCGCGACCGAGATGTCCTTCGTGGCCGTCGACACCGACGGCTCCGGGCTGCGGCCCTTCCCCCGCGTGGAGATCGAGGTCAGGCAGGGCGAGGTCTGGACGCGCTCGCCGTGGATGGCGGAGGGATACCTGGCAGGCGCGGCCGGTCCGCTGACGACCGACGGCGAGGGCTGGACGAGCGTGGGCGATCTCGCCGAGCCGTACCGTCCAGGCGAGGCGCTGAGGTTGCGCGGCAGAGGCGACGGCGCGATACAGACCGGCGGCGCGACCGTGGTGCCCGAGGACGTCGAGGCCGTGCTCCGCGACGTGCGGGGCGTCACCGACCTGGTCGTCGTCGGCTCACCGCACCCCCAGCTCGGCTCGGTCGTCACCGCGGTCGTGGAGGGCTCGCCGTCGCGGGCGGCGCTCGAGACGGCCGCGCGCGCGAGCCTCGACCCCGCGCAGCGGCCCCGGCGCTGGTACGCCATGGCTGCCCTGCCCCGCACCCCCACGGGCAAGCCCGCGCGCGCCCTGGTCGCCGCCCGTCTCGCGGACGCCGATCCCGCGATCAGGCGGCTGGTGTGA
- a CDS encoding biotin transporter BioY: MKNESPSRRFPTGDLARISVFAALIAVLGLPGALNVFGNAVPITLQTFGVMLAGAILGSWRAALAVAVLILLVAAGLPLLAGGRGGLGVFTGPSVGFLIGWLPGAFLTGWLVERGGTTPGIVRLVVACLAGGVGVIYLVGIPVQAAITGLPLAQTALLSVWFVPGDVAKAVLAAVVARGTQRAYPDAIPAVHSERVKAG, from the coding sequence ATGAAGAATGAATCCCCCAGCCGCAGGTTCCCGACGGGCGACCTGGCGAGGATCAGCGTGTTCGCCGCGCTGATCGCCGTGCTCGGTCTGCCGGGCGCGCTCAACGTCTTCGGCAACGCCGTCCCCATCACCCTCCAGACGTTCGGCGTGATGCTGGCGGGGGCGATTCTCGGATCGTGGCGCGCGGCCCTCGCGGTCGCCGTGCTGATCCTGCTGGTCGCCGCGGGTCTGCCGCTGCTGGCGGGCGGACGCGGCGGGCTCGGCGTCTTCACCGGGCCGTCGGTGGGCTTCCTGATCGGCTGGCTGCCCGGCGCGTTCCTGACCGGCTGGCTCGTCGAGCGCGGCGGCACGACCCCCGGCATCGTCCGGCTGGTCGTCGCCTGCCTGGCCGGCGGCGTCGGCGTGATCTACCTGGTGGGCATCCCCGTGCAGGCCGCGATCACCGGCCTGCCGCTGGCCCAGACGGCGCTGCTCAGCGTGTGGTTCGTGCCGGGCGACGTGGCCAAGGCGGTGCTGGCCGCCGTCGTGGCCAGGGGCACCCAGCGGGCCTACCCCGACGCGATTCCCGCCGTCCACAGCGAGCGCGTCAAGGCCGGTTGA
- a CDS encoding DUF4267 domain-containing protein, translating to MTRLATALAVLGGLFITYIGVNYLLDPQAIAAGFGLPAVPSDNAFLHVKGVRDLASGLIVFTLLAARQRRALGWTMLAMSFIPFGDAAIVLGHDGTPAQAYLMHGGTAVLVALTGVLLLRTAHARP from the coding sequence ATGACCCGCCTCGCCACCGCTCTCGCCGTTCTCGGCGGCCTGTTCATCACCTACATCGGCGTCAACTACCTGCTCGACCCGCAGGCCATCGCCGCCGGATTCGGCCTGCCGGCCGTCCCGTCCGACAACGCGTTCTTGCACGTCAAGGGCGTTCGCGACCTGGCCAGCGGGCTCATCGTCTTCACCCTGCTGGCCGCCCGCCAGCGTCGCGCCCTCGGCTGGACGATGCTCGCCATGTCCTTCATTCCCTTCGGCGACGCCGCCATCGTGCTCGGCCACGACGGGACGCCCGCCCAGGCGTACCTCATGCACGGCGGCACCGCCGTGCTCGTCGCCCTGACCGGCGTGCTGCTCCTGCGGACCGCTCACGCCCGGCCCTGA
- a CDS encoding TetR/AcrR family transcriptional regulator, translating into MVRMSAEERRESVIRAAISEFARGGYHGTSTEAIARRVGVSQPYLFRLFPGKQAIFLAAATRCLSETRRVMEEACTDADPHMSMAAAYKDLIKDRDILLMQMQVYVAVAAMEDEFGAEVRKVWEGWWDSMHLLLGADAHETTFFMSYGMLINTLVSLGFPANHRVWADFAS; encoded by the coding sequence ATGGTCAGAATGAGCGCCGAGGAACGGCGCGAGAGCGTCATCCGCGCCGCGATCTCCGAGTTCGCCCGTGGCGGCTACCACGGCACCTCCACCGAGGCGATCGCCCGCCGGGTCGGCGTCAGCCAGCCGTACCTCTTCAGGCTCTTCCCCGGCAAGCAGGCCATCTTCCTGGCGGCGGCCACCCGCTGCCTGTCGGAGACGCGCCGCGTGATGGAGGAGGCCTGCACCGACGCCGACCCGCACATGTCGATGGCCGCGGCCTACAAGGACCTCATCAAGGACCGCGACATCCTGCTCATGCAGATGCAGGTCTACGTCGCCGTGGCCGCCATGGAGGACGAGTTCGGCGCGGAGGTCCGCAAGGTGTGGGAGGGCTGGTGGGACTCCATGCACCTGCTCCTCGGCGCCGACGCGCACGAGACGACCTTCTTCATGTCGTACGGCATGCTCATCAACACCCTGGTCTCGCTCGGCTTCCCGGCGAACCATCGCGTCTGGGCCGACTTCGCCTCCTGA
- the lpdA gene encoding dihydrolipoyl dehydrogenase — MSTHFDVVVLGAGPGGYTAAVRAAQLGLRTAVIEEKYWGGVCLNVGCIPSKALLRNAELAHIFTKEAKTFGISGEVTFDYGAAFERSRKVADGRVKGVHFLMKKNAITEYDGRGTFVDANTIEVNGETITFGNCIIAAGTTTKLIPGTSLSERVVTYEEQILTEQLPGSIIIAGAGAIGVEFAYVLHNYGVKVTIVEFLDRMVPLEDEEVSKELAKRYRKLGIDVLTSTRVDNIEDTGASVKVTVSKDGQQQVLEADKVLQAIGFQPRVEGYGLENTGVKLTDRGAIEVDGRGRTNVPHIYAIGDVTAKLMLAHAAEAMGIIAAETIGGAETMEVDFTMIPRATYCQPQIASFGFTEAQARDLGYDVKVVKFPFTANGKAHGLGDAQGFVKIIADDTHGELLGAHLIGPEVTELLPELTLAQQWDLTVHEVARNVHAHPTLGEAVKEAIHGLAGHMINM, encoded by the coding sequence ATGAGCACTCACTTCGACGTTGTCGTCCTCGGCGCGGGGCCCGGGGGATACACGGCGGCGGTCCGCGCCGCCCAGCTCGGCCTTCGCACGGCCGTCATCGAGGAGAAGTACTGGGGCGGCGTCTGCCTGAACGTGGGCTGCATCCCGTCCAAGGCGCTGCTGCGCAACGCGGAGCTCGCGCACATCTTCACCAAGGAGGCCAAGACCTTCGGCATCAGCGGTGAGGTGACCTTCGACTACGGCGCCGCCTTCGAGCGCAGCCGCAAGGTCGCCGACGGCCGCGTCAAGGGCGTCCACTTCCTGATGAAGAAGAACGCCATCACGGAGTACGACGGCCGCGGCACCTTCGTCGACGCCAACACCATCGAGGTGAACGGCGAGACCATCACCTTCGGCAACTGCATCATCGCCGCGGGCACCACCACCAAACTGATCCCCGGCACCAGCCTGTCGGAGCGCGTGGTCACCTACGAGGAGCAGATCCTCACCGAGCAGCTGCCCGGCAGCATCATCATCGCGGGCGCCGGCGCCATCGGCGTGGAGTTCGCCTACGTGCTGCACAACTACGGCGTCAAGGTGACGATCGTCGAGTTCCTCGACCGCATGGTGCCGCTCGAGGACGAGGAGGTGTCGAAGGAGCTGGCCAAGCGCTACCGCAAGCTCGGCATCGACGTGCTCACCTCGACCAGGGTCGACAACATCGAGGACACCGGCGCCTCGGTCAAGGTGACGGTCTCCAAGGACGGCCAGCAGCAGGTGCTGGAGGCCGACAAGGTGCTCCAGGCCATCGGCTTCCAGCCGCGCGTGGAGGGCTACGGTCTCGAGAACACCGGCGTCAAGCTGACCGACAGGGGCGCGATCGAGGTCGACGGGCGCGGGCGCACCAACGTGCCGCACATCTACGCCATCGGCGACGTGACCGCCAAGCTGATGCTGGCGCACGCGGCCGAGGCCATGGGCATCATCGCGGCCGAGACGATCGGCGGCGCGGAGACCATGGAGGTCGACTTCACGATGATCCCGCGCGCGACGTACTGCCAGCCGCAGATCGCCAGCTTCGGCTTCACCGAGGCCCAGGCCCGCGACCTGGGCTACGACGTGAAGGTGGTCAAGTTCCCCTTCACCGCGAACGGCAAGGCCCACGGCCTCGGCGACGCCCAGGGCTTCGTCAAGATCATCGCTGACGACACGCACGGCGAGCTGCTCGGCGCCCACCTGATCGGTCCCGAGGTCACCGAGCTGCTGCCCGAGCTGACCCTGGCCCAGCAGTGGGACCTCACCGTCCACGAGGTGGCGCGCAACGTGCACGCCCACCCGACGCTCGGCGAGGCGGTCAAGGAGGCGATCCACGGCCTCGCGGGCCACATGATCAACATGTGA
- a CDS encoding tetratricopeptide repeat protein has product MERGLDLAASLWFLWHACGFTGEGAHYLDRALKASRRPSRERCKALWVRAFVASGQGDIERAERLARRCAEEAALLGDSEAMTYASKMTGLCAYLRGDFPRATAYLELAVKSFRAEGGLNPGLLPAIVELAQCLGAQGQPENAEHLLGECLDLCEANGEQWARSYAYWALADVHRALGRTSRAITSAQRALRSKQEFHDIIGSLLVMETLAWLLTDGSPDAASAEQAALLLGAAEAGWQRFGLQRLFGSPPFMGHSEEAVRRAVAVLGEAAFQEIADKGAAFDLDEVIARAVA; this is encoded by the coding sequence GTGGAGCGCGGACTCGACCTGGCCGCCTCCCTGTGGTTCCTCTGGCACGCCTGCGGGTTCACCGGCGAGGGCGCCCACTACCTCGACCGGGCGCTGAAGGCCAGCAGGAGGCCGAGCAGGGAACGGTGCAAGGCGCTGTGGGTGCGCGCCTTCGTCGCCTCGGGCCAGGGCGACATCGAACGGGCCGAACGGCTCGCCCGCCGCTGCGCCGAGGAGGCCGCGCTGCTGGGCGACTCCGAGGCGATGACCTACGCCTCGAAGATGACCGGCCTCTGCGCCTACCTGCGCGGCGACTTCCCCAGGGCGACCGCCTACCTCGAACTGGCGGTCAAGTCGTTCAGGGCGGAGGGCGGGCTCAACCCCGGGCTGCTGCCCGCGATCGTGGAGCTGGCCCAGTGTCTGGGCGCGCAGGGTCAGCCGGAGAACGCCGAACACCTGCTCGGCGAGTGCCTCGACCTGTGCGAGGCGAACGGCGAGCAGTGGGCGCGCTCCTACGCGTACTGGGCACTGGCCGACGTCCACCGGGCGCTCGGCCGTACCTCCAGGGCGATCACCTCAGCGCAGCGGGCGCTGCGCAGCAAGCAGGAGTTCCACGACATCATCGGGTCGCTGCTGGTCATGGAGACACTCGCCTGGCTCCTCACGGACGGCTCGCCCGACGCGGCGTCCGCCGAGCAGGCCGCGCTCCTGCTCGGCGCCGCCGAGGCGGGATGGCAGCGGTTCGGACTGCAGCGGCTGTTCGGGTCGCCGCCCTTCATGGGACACAGCGAGGAGGCGGTCAGGCGGGCGGTCGCGGTGCTGGGCGAGGCGGCCTTCCAGGAGATCGCGGACAAGGGCGCGGCCTTCGACCTGGACGAGGTCATCGCCAGGGCCGTGGCCTAG
- a CDS encoding MmcQ/YjbR family DNA-binding protein has translation MGVSVEEFMAIVLRLPEVSQHESAGYVGFKVRGKGFGYLWEETETVGLKATVEEQLALVAERPEVFEIQFTAGRFGWVVVRLAGIEADELTEMVTEAWSLSAPKRLLESTF, from the coding sequence ATGGGTGTGAGCGTCGAGGAGTTCATGGCGATCGTCCTGCGGTTGCCCGAGGTGTCGCAGCACGAGAGCGCCGGCTATGTCGGGTTCAAGGTGCGCGGCAAGGGCTTCGGCTACCTGTGGGAGGAGACCGAGACCGTCGGGCTGAAGGCCACGGTGGAGGAACAGCTCGCGCTGGTGGCGGAGCGGCCCGAGGTGTTCGAGATCCAGTTCACGGCGGGCCGGTTCGGGTGGGTGGTGGTGCGGCTGGCGGGCATCGAGGCCGACGAGCTGACCGAAATGGTTACCGAGGCGTGGTCGCTGTCCGCCCCCAAACGCCTTCTCGAATCCACCTTCTGA
- a CDS encoding phosphotransferase, with product MQGWDSVATLVDGQWIDRRPRRPEVVELLVMETRLMPWLAPRLPLRVPVPRVIAVEPLVVRHEVVPGGPVRELTAVQGRQMGGFLRALHQVDVVEAVGHGQPDAERTLREREAVLRRFREVVVPMLAERRAAGELLEAVEGLPADTVVHADLGPEHLMAVDGELTGVIDFSDAHVGDRAIDLAWLLHGTPAPFAQALAEAYSVTEEERERALLWHRLGPWHEVLYGLDVADPATVESGLSGVRERLAS from the coding sequence ATGCAGGGGTGGGACAGCGTCGCCACGCTGGTGGACGGGCAATGGATCGACCGGCGGCCGCGTCGTCCCGAGGTGGTCGAGTTGCTGGTGATGGAGACTCGGCTGATGCCGTGGCTGGCCCCCCGGCTCCCGCTCAGGGTCCCGGTTCCCCGGGTGATCGCGGTCGAGCCGTTGGTCGTCAGGCATGAGGTGGTCCCCGGAGGGCCCGTGCGGGAGTTGACGGCCGTGCAGGGCAGGCAGATGGGCGGCTTCCTCAGGGCGCTCCACCAGGTGGACGTCGTGGAGGCGGTCGGGCATGGGCAGCCGGACGCCGAGCGCACGCTTCGCGAGCGCGAGGCCGTTCTCCGAAGGTTCAGGGAGGTGGTCGTACCCATGCTCGCCGAGCGCCGGGCGGCGGGCGAGTTGCTGGAGGCCGTTGAGGGGCTGCCTGCCGACACCGTGGTCCATGCCGATCTCGGTCCTGAGCATCTGATGGCCGTGGACGGCGAGCTGACCGGGGTGATCGACTTCTCCGACGCGCATGTCGGCGATCGGGCGATCGATCTGGCCTGGCTGCTGCACGGCACGCCCGCGCCGTTCGCGCAGGCGCTGGCCGAGGCGTACTCGGTGACCGAGGAGGAGCGGGAGCGCGCGCTGCTGTGGCATCGGCTGGGGCCGTGGCACGAGGTTCTGTACGGGCTCGACGTCGCGGACCCTGCCACTGTCGAATCCGGCCTTTCGGGGGTGAGGGAGCGCCTGGCTTCCTGA